In Castanea sativa cultivar Marrone di Chiusa Pesio chromosome 6, ASM4071231v1, a single window of DNA contains:
- the LOC142641391 gene encoding glycine-rich protein-like yields the protein MGSKAFLWLALMLAIVLLISSDVQAARELAETSSNLKNAEVSTKTNEVDDAKYGGHEGYGGNHGGGYGGNPGQGGYGGNHGGGYGGNPGHGGGGHGGGRCNYGCCREGYYGNGCSRCCSYAGEAVDVETEAKP from the exons ATGGGTTCCAAGGCTTTCCTTTGGCTAGCTCTTATGTTGGCCATTGTTCTTCTCATCTCTTCGGACGTGCAGGCAGCTAGGGAGTTGGCTGAGACTTCCTCTAATCTGAAAAACG CGGAGGTCTCCACAAAGACCAATGAGGTAGATGATGCCAAGTACGGTGGACATGAAGGATATGGTGGAAACCACGGAGGAGGATATGGAGGAAACCCTGGTCAAGGCGGATATGGTGGAAACCACGGTGGCGGATATGGAGGAAACCCTGGCCATGGAGGTGGTGGACATGGCGGAGGGCGCTGCAACTATGGCTGTTGTCGTGAGGGTTACTATGGAAATGGCTGCAGCAGGTGCTGCTCTTATGCTGGTGAAGCTGTTGATGTTGAAACCGAAGCCAAGCCTTAA
- the LOC142639221 gene encoding 3-oxoacyl-[acyl-carrier-protein] synthase, mitochondrial, giving the protein MAGLSFPWRKLVVPSRFHFSRRISSSSSPGFGAFDSPPVVHSRRVVVTGLGMVTPLGCGVETTWKSLIEGGCGIRAITPEDIKMNSFDRETQLHTFDQLTSKVAAIVPCGTNPGEFNQDLWLNSKEHRSIARFIGYALCAADEALKDAKWVPSEQEQKERTGVSIGGGIGSITDILDAAQMICEKRLRRLSPFFIPRILINMASGHVSMKYGFQGPNHAAVTACATGAHSIGDAARMIQFGDSDVMLAGGTESSIDALSIAGFCRSRALTTKYNSAPQEASRPFDCGRDGFVIGEGSGVLVLEELEHAKKRGAKIYAEIRGYGMSGDAYHITQPHIDGRGAILAMKRALNQSGLHPNQVDYVNAHATSTPLGDAIEANAIKNLFSEHATSGALALSSTKGAIGHLLGAAGAVEAIFAVLAIHHGVAPLTLNLTKPDIIFNDAFKPLTASKKMPIRAVLSNSFGFGGTNASLLFTSEP; this is encoded by the exons ATGGCAGGCCTTTCGTTTCCTTGGCGTAAACTTGTAGTTCCCTCTCGTTTCCATTTCAGTCGTCgcatatcttcttcttcttctcctggTTTCGGAGCTTTTGATTCCCCTCCTGTAGTTCATTCTCGAAGAGTAGTTGTTACcg gtTTAGGCATGGTGACTCCACTAGGCTGTGGAGTGGAGACTACGTGGAAGAGTCTAATAGAGGGGGGATGTGGGATAAGAGCAATAACACCTGAAGATATCAAGATGAATTCCTTTGACAGGGAGACCCAGTTGCATACTTTTGATCAGTTGACATCGAAGGTTGCAGCAATTGTACCTTGTGGAACTAATCCGGGCGAATTCAATCAGGATTTGTGGCTTAATTCTAAG GAGCATCGATCAATTGCAAGATTTATCGGCTATGCACTGTGTGCTGCTGATGAAGCTCTAAAAGATGCAAAATGGGTGCCCTCTGAGCAGGAACAAAAGGAAAGAACG GGAGTCTCCATTGGTGGGGGAATTGGAAGCATCACTGACATATTGGATGCAGCACAAATGATTTGTGAGAAG CGCCTTCGTCGGCTTAGTCCATTTTTCATCCCACGGATATTAATTAACATGGCATCTGGTCATGTGAGCATGAAATATGGATTTCAG GGACCAAACCATGCTGCAGTGACAGCATGTGCCACTGGGGCACATTCTATTGGCGATGCTGCTAGGATGATTCAATTTGGAGATTCTGATGTTATGTTGGCTGGAGGCACAGAGTCTAGCATTGATGCTTTATCAATAGCGGGATTTTGCAG GTCAAGGGCTTTGACAACCAAGTACAATTCTGCTCCACAAGAAGCTTCAAGACCTTTTGATTGTGGCCGAGATGGGTTTGT GATAGGAGAGGGCTCTGGAGTCTTGGTGTTGGAA GAACTTGAGCATGCAAAAAAAAGAGGTGCAAAAATCTATGCAGAGATTCGTGGCTATGGGATGTCAG GTGATGCATATCATATTACTCAACCACATATTGATGGAAGAGGTGCCATTTTGGCCATGAAGCGTGCCTTAAATCAG TCCGGCCTTCATCCTAACCAGGTGGATTATGTAAATGCCCATGCTACTTCTACACCTTTGG GTGATGCAATAGAAGCCAATGCTATCAAAAATTTATTCTCAGAACATGCAACATCAGGTGCTTTGGCCCTATCCTCCACAAAG GGTGCTATAGGCCATCTCCTTGGAGCAGCTGGAGCTGTTGAAGCAATTTTTGCAGTTTTAGCCATACACCAT GGAGTTGCGCCATTAACACTTAATCTTACTAAACCTGATATCATATTTAATGATGCTTTCAAGCCTTTGACTGCTTCAAAGAAAATGCCAATCCGGGCAGTTTTGTCAAACTCATTTGGCTTTGGAGGAACAAATGCATCACTGCTGTTCACTTCTGAACCATAA